A genomic window from Streptomyces sp. WMMC940 includes:
- a CDS encoding class III extradiol dioxygenase subunit B-like domain-containing protein, with protein sequence MLVAAAVCPSPPLLVPDVAAGAASELDAARTACADVLGVLAASRPEVLFVVGPAGPGERPGAHAQGTPGSFEGFGVASHVRLGTGEGPAPEGRLPVALAVGAWLLERASWSIAPVEGLAVDVGLTTARCVETGRELAARARRVALLVMGDGSARRTLKAPGYLDERAAPFDAEAARALGAADTAVLAGLDESLARELQVAGRAPWQVLAGAAEDAGLTGQLLYEDAPYGVGYFVAAWS encoded by the coding sequence ATGCTTGTCGCCGCAGCTGTCTGCCCCAGCCCTCCGCTCCTCGTGCCCGACGTGGCCGCCGGCGCCGCCTCCGAACTCGACGCGGCCCGGACCGCGTGTGCCGACGTGCTGGGTGTGCTGGCCGCCTCCCGTCCCGAGGTGCTGTTCGTGGTGGGCCCCGCGGGACCCGGCGAGCGGCCCGGTGCCCACGCCCAGGGGACGCCCGGTTCCTTCGAGGGCTTCGGCGTGGCCTCGCACGTGCGACTGGGCACCGGCGAGGGGCCTGCGCCGGAGGGACGGCTTCCCGTGGCGCTGGCCGTCGGGGCCTGGCTGCTGGAACGTGCGAGCTGGTCCATCGCCCCGGTGGAGGGTCTCGCCGTGGACGTCGGTCTGACCACCGCGCGCTGTGTGGAGACGGGCCGGGAGCTGGCCGCGCGGGCCCGGCGGGTCGCATTGCTCGTCATGGGCGACGGCAGTGCCCGCCGCACCCTCAAGGCACCGGGATACCTGGACGAACGCGCGGCGCCGTTCGACGCGGAGGCCGCCCGGGCGCTCGGGGCCGCGGACACCGCGGTGCTCGCCGGGCTCGACGAGTCCCTCGCACGGGAGCTCCAGGTGGCCGGGCGCGCACCGTGGCAGGTCCTCGCGGGAGCCGCCGAGGACGCCGGACTGACCGGGCAGCTCCTCTACGAGGACGCCCCGTACGGCGTCGGGTACTTCGTCGCCGCCTGGTCCTGA
- a CDS encoding antitoxin, which produces MGIMDTLKAKLAPAREKVSDLAHHHGHKIEHGLDKAARTVDHRTKGKYSDKIESGTGKAKEALDRLAHKDDGTQKGGEGTPPPAS; this is translated from the coding sequence ATGGGCATCATGGACACGCTGAAGGCCAAGCTCGCCCCCGCCCGGGAGAAGGTCTCCGACCTCGCCCACCACCACGGGCACAAGATCGAGCACGGTTTGGACAAGGCCGCACGGACGGTCGACCATCGGACCAAGGGCAAGTACAGCGACAAGATCGAGTCGGGTACCGGCAAGGCCAAGGAGGCCCTGGACCGCCTCGCCCACAAGGACGACGGCACGCAGAAGGGCGGCGAAGGCACCCCGCCGCCGGCTTCCTGA